Proteins encoded together in one Candidatus Neomarinimicrobiota bacterium window:
- a CDS encoding PLP-dependent aspartate aminotransferase family protein, whose amino-acid sequence MSKSYESIETKIIHSGEPDPRVDGAVVMPIFQTAMYEFSGDTGYHDIPYIRLNNTPNHLVLHEKLAALENAEAALVTSSGMAAITSTLLTFLSSGDHLLVQDTLYGGTHTFITNHLGQWGISFDFIDGDDPDSWRDKLRKESKLIYVETMTNPLLQIGNLNAVVEFARDNGLLSIIDNTFASPVNFRPPEWGFDLSCHSCTKYLNGHSDLVAGAVIGRVELIDRITHKLDHFGASLDPHACFLLHRGLKTLAVRVKFQNESALKIARFLQDHPAIEEVNYPGLTSHSRHERAKELFDGFSGMVSFEPRGGREAAETFMKRARLPIVAPSLGGVETLLTRPASTSHAGMAAKDRARLGISDSLVRVSVGLESTEELIEDFGQALRN is encoded by the coding sequence ATGAGCAAGTCTTATGAATCGATTGAGACGAAGATCATTCACAGTGGAGAACCGGATCCGCGCGTTGACGGGGCCGTCGTTATGCCCATTTTTCAGACGGCCATGTACGAATTCAGCGGTGACACGGGCTATCACGATATTCCTTATATCCGCTTGAATAATACGCCGAACCATCTGGTCCTTCACGAGAAACTGGCCGCGCTGGAAAACGCGGAAGCTGCTCTCGTTACCTCCAGCGGAATGGCGGCCATTACGTCGACGCTCCTCACCTTTCTCTCTTCGGGGGATCACCTCCTGGTTCAGGACACACTGTACGGAGGGACTCATACGTTCATCACAAACCATCTGGGCCAATGGGGAATATCTTTTGATTTTATTGACGGGGATGACCCCGATTCCTGGAGAGACAAACTCAGGAAAGAATCCAAGCTGATTTATGTGGAAACCATGACAAATCCTCTCCTTCAGATTGGCAATCTCAATGCCGTGGTTGAATTCGCAAGGGATAACGGTCTTCTCTCCATTATCGACAATACGTTCGCATCCCCTGTCAATTTCCGTCCACCTGAATGGGGATTTGACCTTTCCTGCCACAGCTGCACCAAATACCTGAATGGTCATTCAGATCTGGTTGCCGGCGCTGTGATCGGCCGGGTTGAGTTGATCGATAGAATCACTCACAAGCTCGACCATTTCGGTGCTTCTCTTGATCCTCATGCCTGTTTTCTTCTTCACCGCGGGCTCAAAACGCTGGCCGTGCGGGTGAAGTTTCAGAATGAAAGCGCCTTGAAGATTGCCCGGTTTCTTCAGGATCACCCGGCAATTGAAGAAGTGAATTATCCCGGCCTCACAAGTCACTCCCGACATGAGAGAGCGAAGGAACTCTTTGACGGTTTCAGTGGCATGGTGAGCTTTGAGCCCCGAGGGGGGCGTGAAGCGGCGGAGACATTTATGAAGAGGGCAAGACTTCCCATTGTGGCACCCAGTCTCGGAGGTGTGGAGACTCTCCTCACTCGACCTGCATCAACATCTCACGCAGGGATGGCGGCAAAGGACCGGGCCAGGTTGGGGATTTCTGACAGTCTTGTTCGCGTATCGGTGGGACTGGAATCCACGGAAGAACTGATCGAGGATTTTGGTCAAGCTCTTCGGAATTGA
- the sfsA gene encoding DNA/RNA nuclease SfsA yields MRIPGPLRDATFVERPNRFLTVVEIGDTQVESHLPDPGRLKELLVPGARLKVRKVFRENSSPRKTEWTTVMVKTGHQWVSIDSTLPNRFVASLLKGGDLPMFKGYRLVQTEIKQGHHRFDFLLEKDGELMYLEVKSVTLVIEGVAMFPDAVTSRGARHMMGLMDLAESGFEAGALFVCQRGDVTLFRPHWNRDPAFAAALLAAAKNGVRVWAISAHVEPPHIRFRREIPYDLIPF; encoded by the coding sequence GTGAGGATACCCGGACCTTTGAGGGACGCCACCTTTGTCGAGCGGCCAAATCGATTCTTGACGGTTGTCGAAATTGGCGATACGCAGGTTGAAAGTCACCTTCCCGATCCCGGCCGCTTGAAGGAGCTTCTCGTCCCTGGCGCCAGACTCAAAGTGAGGAAGGTGTTCCGGGAGAACTCGAGTCCCCGGAAGACGGAATGGACGACCGTCATGGTCAAAACAGGACACCAGTGGGTCTCCATTGACAGTACGCTTCCCAACCGGTTTGTGGCGTCGCTGTTGAAGGGGGGAGATCTCCCCATGTTCAAGGGATATCGTCTGGTTCAAACGGAGATAAAGCAGGGACATCATCGATTCGACTTCCTGCTGGAGAAGGACGGCGAGCTCATGTATCTCGAGGTCAAGTCCGTTACCCTGGTGATTGAGGGTGTGGCCATGTTCCCTGACGCAGTGACGAGTCGCGGGGCGAGGCACATGATGGGTCTGATGGATCTGGCAGAATCAGGATTTGAGGCCGGCGCTCTCTTTGTATGTCAGAGGGGAGACGTTACGCTGTTCAGGCCCCACTGGAATCGGGATCCCGCATTCGCAGCCGCTCTTTTAGCCGCCGCGAAAAATGGTGTGAGGGTCTGGGCAATTTCTGCCCACGTGGAACCCCCTCATATCCGTTTCAGAAGGGAAATACCCTACGATCTGATCCCATTTTGA
- a CDS encoding PLP-dependent aspartate aminotransferase family protein codes for MKFDTKVVRAAIEPDPTTGSILPPLYQTATYVLEEVGKDKGFDYTRSANPTRKLLEANLAAIEGGGYGVSFASGMAAVDACLKLLKAGDHLVCSDDVYGGVYRYFSNILVKYDLEFTYVDTSSPEKVRDAVRSKTKMLWVETPTNPLLKVTDLKVMGEIARERGLYYAVDSTFATPVFLRPLEFGAHMVMHSTSKYLSGHNQLIGGVVITNRKDILEKLKFVQKTIGAIPGPFDCWLTLLGVKTLSLRMARHDSNGRKVALFLENHPKVTRVMYPGLPSHPQHEVAKEQMSGFGGMISFELKGGIPAARTVMNSVRLCSLAESLGSVETMITHPATMTHGDVPKEERHARGLTDGLIRISVGIEDPGDIVDDLEQAMGRA; via the coding sequence GTGAAATTTGACACAAAAGTCGTCAGGGCAGCGATTGAGCCCGATCCGACAACGGGCTCAATACTTCCGCCCCTCTACCAGACCGCGACTTACGTCCTTGAGGAGGTGGGAAAGGACAAGGGATTTGACTACACCCGGTCAGCCAATCCCACGAGGAAACTTTTGGAGGCGAATCTGGCAGCCATTGAGGGGGGGGGATACGGTGTTTCCTTTGCCAGTGGAATGGCAGCTGTCGATGCCTGTTTGAAACTCTTGAAGGCCGGCGATCATCTGGTCTGTTCCGATGACGTATATGGTGGAGTGTATCGATATTTCAGTAATATTCTCGTGAAATACGATCTTGAGTTCACGTACGTGGATACATCCAGTCCGGAGAAGGTCAGAGACGCTGTCCGCTCAAAGACCAAGATGCTCTGGGTGGAAACGCCCACGAATCCTCTCTTGAAGGTAACAGATCTAAAAGTTATGGGGGAGATTGCCAGAGAGAGGGGACTGTACTACGCTGTGGACTCCACTTTTGCCACTCCGGTTTTCTTAAGACCACTCGAATTTGGCGCCCATATGGTCATGCACAGCACCAGTAAGTACTTGAGTGGGCACAATCAACTCATCGGCGGCGTGGTGATCACAAACCGGAAGGATATTCTTGAGAAGTTGAAATTCGTGCAAAAGACAATCGGTGCCATTCCAGGTCCTTTCGATTGCTGGCTGACACTTCTCGGCGTGAAGACGCTCTCACTTCGAATGGCACGTCACGATTCCAATGGACGAAAAGTGGCACTATTCTTGGAAAACCATCCGAAAGTGACCAGAGTCATGTATCCGGGACTACCTTCTCATCCTCAGCACGAGGTGGCAAAAGAGCAGATGTCCGGGTTTGGCGGAATGATCTCCTTCGAATTGAAGGGGGGAATCCCTGCTGCGAGGACCGTCATGAATAGTGTGAGGTTGTGCTCACTGGCCGAGAGTCTTGGCTCCGTGGAAACCATGATCACGCACCCTGCAACGATGACTCACGGAGACGTTCCCAAAGAGGAGCGACATGCGCGGGGCCTCACAGACGGATTGATTCGCATTTCCGTGGGAATTGAAGATCCGGGTGATATTGTCGACGACCTGGAACAGGCGATGGGAAGGGCCTAG
- a CDS encoding carboxymuconolactone decarboxylase family protein, translating into MNKVEEFRAFREKMDHQILHEGNLDTKRFFGLDRSVFEEGAIDSRTKEMMGLVASLVLRCDDCISYHIMKCRELDVTRDQFYELFNVGLVVGGSVCIPHVRRAVSTLDELTS; encoded by the coding sequence ATGAACAAAGTAGAAGAATTCAGAGCGTTCCGGGAAAAGATGGATCATCAGATACTCCATGAAGGAAACCTGGATACGAAACGTTTTTTCGGTCTTGATCGGAGTGTATTCGAAGAAGGGGCTATCGACAGCAGGACCAAGGAAATGATGGGATTGGTCGCCTCACTCGTGTTGAGGTGTGACGACTGCATTTCCTATCATATTATGAAGTGTCGCGAACTGGATGTGACACGGGACCAATTCTACGAACTGTTCAATGTAGGACTCGTGGTGGGTGGCTCGGTCTGTATTCCTCATGTGAGACGGGCTGTCTCCACGCTTGACGAGCTTACGAGTTAG